In the Pan paniscus chromosome 8, NHGRI_mPanPan1-v2.0_pri, whole genome shotgun sequence genome, one interval contains:
- the NEURL1 gene encoding E3 ubiquitin-protein ligase NEURL1 isoform X1, whose amino-acid sequence MGNNFSSIPSLPRGNPSRAPRGHPQNLKDSIGGPFPVTSHRCHHKQKHCPAVLPSGGLPATPLLFHPHTKGSQILMDLSHKAVKRQASFCNAITFSNRPVLIYEQVRLKITKKQCCWSGALRLGFTSKDPSRIHPDSLPKYACPDLVSQSGFWAKALPEEFANEGNIIAFWVDKKGRVFHRINDSAVMLFFSGVRTADPLWALVDVYGLTRGVQLLDSELVLPDCLRPRSFTALRRPSLRREADDARLSVSLCDLNVPGADGDDAAPTAGCPIPQNSLNSQHSRALPAQLDGDLRFHALRAGAHVRILDEQTVARVEHGRDERALVFTSRPVRVAETIFVKVTRSGGARPGALSFGVTTCDPGTLRPADLPFSPEALVDRKEFWAVCRVPGPLHSGDILGLVVNADGELHLSHNGAAAGMQLCVDASQPLWMLFGLHGTITQIRILGSTILAERGIPSLPCSPASTPTSPSALGSRLSDPLLSTCSSGPLGSSAGGTAPNSPVSLPESPVTPGLGQWSDECTICYEHAVDTVIYTCGHMCLCYACGLRLKKALHACCPICRRPIKDIIKTYRSS is encoded by the exons ACTCTATCGGGGGCCCCTTCCCCGTCACTTCTCACCGATGCCACCACAAGCAGAAGCACTGTCCGGCGGTGCTGCCCAGCGGGGGGCTCCCAGCCACACCGCTGCTCTTCCACCCGCACACCAAGGGCTCCCAGATCCTCATGGACCTCAGCCACAAGGCTGTCAAGAGGCAGGCCAGCTTCTGCAACGCCATCACCTTCAGCAACCGCCCGGTCCTCATCTACGAGCAAGTCAGGCTGAAG ATCACCAAGAAGCAGTGCTGCTGGAGCGGGGCCCTGCGGCTGGGCTTCACTAGCAAGGACCCATCCCGCATCCACCCTGACTCGCTGCCCAAGTACGCCTGCCCCGACCTGGTGTCCCAGAGTGGCTTCTGGGCCAAGGCGCTGCCTGAGGAGTTTGCCAATGAGGGCAACATCATCGCATTCTGGGTGGACAAGAAGGGCCGTGTCTTCCACCGCATCAACGACTCGGCTGTTATGCTGTTCTTCAGCGGGGTCCGCACGGCCGACCCGCTCTGGGCCCTGGTGGACGTCTACGGCCTCACGCGGGGCGTCCAGCTGCTTG ATAGCGAGCTGGTGCTCCCGGACTGTCTGCGGCCGCGCTCCTTCACCGCCCTGCGGCGGCCGTCGCTGCGGCGCGAGGCGGACGACGCGCGCCTCTCGGTGAGCCTATGCGACCTCAACGTGCCGGGCGCGGACGGCGACGACGCCGCGCCGACCGCCGGCTGCCCCATCCCGCAGAACTCACTCAACTCGCAGCACAGCCGCGCGCTGCCGGCGCAGCTCGACGGCGACCTGCGTTTCCACGCCCTGCGCGCCGGCGCGCACGTCCGCATCCTCGACGAGCAGACGGTGGCGCGCGTGGAGCACGGGCGCGACGAGCGCGCGCTCGTCTTCACCAGCCGGCCCGTGCGCGTGGCCGAGACCATCTTCGTCAAGGTCACGCGCTCGGGTGGCGCGCGGCCCGGCGCGCTGTCGTTCGGCGTCACCACGTGCGACCCCGGCACGCTGCGGCCGGCCGACCTGCCCTTCAGCCCTGAGGCCCTGGTGGACCGCAAGGAATTCTGGGCCGTGTGCCGCGTGCCCGGGCCCCTGCACAGCGGCGACATCCTGGGCCTGGTGGTCAACGCCGACGGCGAGCTGCACCTCAGCCACAATGGCGCGGCCGCCGGCATGCAGCTGTGCGTGGACGCCTCGCAGCCGCTTTGGATGCTCTTCGGCCTGCACGGGACCATCACGCAGATCCGCATCCTCG GCTCCACCATCCTGGCCGAGCGGGGTATCCCATCACTCCCCTGCTCCCCTGCCTCCACGCCAACCTCGCCCAGTGCCCTGGGCAGCCGCCTGTCTGACCCCTTGCTCAGCACGTGCAGCTCTGGCCCTCTGGGTAGCTCTGCTGGTG GGACAGCCCCCAATTCGCCAGTGAGCCTGCCCGAGTCGCCAGTGACCCCAGGTCTGGGCCAGTGGAGCGATGAGTGCACCATTTGCTATGAACACGCGGTGGACACGGTCATCTACACATGTGGCCACATGTGCCTCTGCTACGCCTGTGGCCTGCGCCTCAAGAAGGCTCTGCACGCCTGCTGCCCCATCTGCCGCCGCCCCATCAAGGACATCATCAAGACCTACCGCAGCTCCTAG
- the NEURL1 gene encoding E3 ubiquitin-protein ligase NEURL1 isoform X2 — MGGQITRSTLHDSIGGPFPVTSHRCHHKQKHCPAVLPSGGLPATPLLFHPHTKGSQILMDLSHKAVKRQASFCNAITFSNRPVLIYEQVRLKITKKQCCWSGALRLGFTSKDPSRIHPDSLPKYACPDLVSQSGFWAKALPEEFANEGNIIAFWVDKKGRVFHRINDSAVMLFFSGVRTADPLWALVDVYGLTRGVQLLDSELVLPDCLRPRSFTALRRPSLRREADDARLSVSLCDLNVPGADGDDAAPTAGCPIPQNSLNSQHSRALPAQLDGDLRFHALRAGAHVRILDEQTVARVEHGRDERALVFTSRPVRVAETIFVKVTRSGGARPGALSFGVTTCDPGTLRPADLPFSPEALVDRKEFWAVCRVPGPLHSGDILGLVVNADGELHLSHNGAAAGMQLCVDASQPLWMLFGLHGTITQIRILGSTILAERGIPSLPCSPASTPTSPSALGSRLSDPLLSTCSSGPLGSSAGGTAPNSPVSLPESPVTPGLGQWSDECTICYEHAVDTVIYTCGHMCLCYACGLRLKKALHACCPICRRPIKDIIKTYRSS; from the exons ACTCTATCGGGGGCCCCTTCCCCGTCACTTCTCACCGATGCCACCACAAGCAGAAGCACTGTCCGGCGGTGCTGCCCAGCGGGGGGCTCCCAGCCACACCGCTGCTCTTCCACCCGCACACCAAGGGCTCCCAGATCCTCATGGACCTCAGCCACAAGGCTGTCAAGAGGCAGGCCAGCTTCTGCAACGCCATCACCTTCAGCAACCGCCCGGTCCTCATCTACGAGCAAGTCAGGCTGAAG ATCACCAAGAAGCAGTGCTGCTGGAGCGGGGCCCTGCGGCTGGGCTTCACTAGCAAGGACCCATCCCGCATCCACCCTGACTCGCTGCCCAAGTACGCCTGCCCCGACCTGGTGTCCCAGAGTGGCTTCTGGGCCAAGGCGCTGCCTGAGGAGTTTGCCAATGAGGGCAACATCATCGCATTCTGGGTGGACAAGAAGGGCCGTGTCTTCCACCGCATCAACGACTCGGCTGTTATGCTGTTCTTCAGCGGGGTCCGCACGGCCGACCCGCTCTGGGCCCTGGTGGACGTCTACGGCCTCACGCGGGGCGTCCAGCTGCTTG ATAGCGAGCTGGTGCTCCCGGACTGTCTGCGGCCGCGCTCCTTCACCGCCCTGCGGCGGCCGTCGCTGCGGCGCGAGGCGGACGACGCGCGCCTCTCGGTGAGCCTATGCGACCTCAACGTGCCGGGCGCGGACGGCGACGACGCCGCGCCGACCGCCGGCTGCCCCATCCCGCAGAACTCACTCAACTCGCAGCACAGCCGCGCGCTGCCGGCGCAGCTCGACGGCGACCTGCGTTTCCACGCCCTGCGCGCCGGCGCGCACGTCCGCATCCTCGACGAGCAGACGGTGGCGCGCGTGGAGCACGGGCGCGACGAGCGCGCGCTCGTCTTCACCAGCCGGCCCGTGCGCGTGGCCGAGACCATCTTCGTCAAGGTCACGCGCTCGGGTGGCGCGCGGCCCGGCGCGCTGTCGTTCGGCGTCACCACGTGCGACCCCGGCACGCTGCGGCCGGCCGACCTGCCCTTCAGCCCTGAGGCCCTGGTGGACCGCAAGGAATTCTGGGCCGTGTGCCGCGTGCCCGGGCCCCTGCACAGCGGCGACATCCTGGGCCTGGTGGTCAACGCCGACGGCGAGCTGCACCTCAGCCACAATGGCGCGGCCGCCGGCATGCAGCTGTGCGTGGACGCCTCGCAGCCGCTTTGGATGCTCTTCGGCCTGCACGGGACCATCACGCAGATCCGCATCCTCG GCTCCACCATCCTGGCCGAGCGGGGTATCCCATCACTCCCCTGCTCCCCTGCCTCCACGCCAACCTCGCCCAGTGCCCTGGGCAGCCGCCTGTCTGACCCCTTGCTCAGCACGTGCAGCTCTGGCCCTCTGGGTAGCTCTGCTGGTG GGACAGCCCCCAATTCGCCAGTGAGCCTGCCCGAGTCGCCAGTGACCCCAGGTCTGGGCCAGTGGAGCGATGAGTGCACCATTTGCTATGAACACGCGGTGGACACGGTCATCTACACATGTGGCCACATGTGCCTCTGCTACGCCTGTGGCCTGCGCCTCAAGAAGGCTCTGCACGCCTGCTGCCCCATCTGCCGCCGCCCCATCAAGGACATCATCAAGACCTACCGCAGCTCCTAG